One Microthrixaceae bacterium genomic region harbors:
- the cysN gene encoding sulfate adenylyltransferase subunit CysN codes for MSELLRFATAGSVDDGKSTLIGRLLYDSKAIFEDQLEAVERSSEAMGAEYTNLALLTDGLRAEREQGITIDVAYRYFATPRRKFIIADTPGHIQYTRNMVTGASTADVALVLVDARKGLVEQSRRHAFLASLLRIPHLVLCINKMDLVDWSQDRFEEIKDEFRQFATKLDIADLTFIPVSALHGDNVVTRSPNSPWYEGASLLHHLEEVHIASDRNLIDVRFPVQYVIRPHSGDWHDYRGYAGTVAGGVIKAGDEIMVLPSGFTSTVAAVETADGPVDEAFGPMAVTVRLTDEIDVSRGDMICRPHNHPTVGQDIDAMVCWMSETGSIAEGNKLVIKHTTRTARALVKGVQYRLDINSLHRDDSAHTLSLNEIGRIRLRTTVPLFYDEYRRNRTTGSFILIDEATNNTVAAGMILGPAT; via the coding sequence ATGAGCGAACTTCTGCGCTTCGCCACAGCGGGGTCCGTCGACGACGGCAAGTCCACCCTCATCGGACGCCTGCTCTATGACTCCAAGGCCATCTTCGAGGATCAGCTGGAGGCGGTAGAGCGCTCCAGCGAGGCCATGGGCGCGGAATACACGAACTTGGCCCTGCTCACCGACGGCCTGCGCGCCGAGCGCGAACAGGGCATCACCATCGACGTGGCCTACCGCTACTTCGCCACCCCCCGCCGCAAGTTCATCATCGCCGACACCCCCGGCCACATCCAGTACACCCGCAACATGGTCACCGGCGCCTCCACCGCCGACGTGGCCCTGGTGCTGGTCGACGCCCGCAAGGGCCTGGTCGAACAGTCCCGGCGTCACGCCTTCCTGGCCTCGCTGCTACGCATTCCGCACCTGGTGCTGTGCATCAACAAAATGGACCTCGTCGACTGGTCCCAGGACCGCTTCGAGGAGATCAAGGACGAGTTCCGCCAGTTCGCCACCAAGCTCGACATCGCCGACCTCACCTTCATCCCGGTGTCGGCCCTCCACGGAGACAACGTGGTCACCCGGTCGCCCAACTCGCCGTGGTACGAGGGGGCCTCGCTGCTCCACCACCTCGAAGAGGTGCACATTGCCAGCGACCGCAACCTCATAGACGTCCGCTTTCCCGTCCAGTACGTGATCCGGCCCCACTCCGGGGACTGGCACGACTACCGGGGTTACGCCGGCACGGTGGCCGGCGGCGTGATCAAGGCCGGAGACGAGATCATGGTGCTGCCCTCAGGCTTCACCTCCACCGTCGCCGCCGTCGAAACCGCCGATGGGCCAGTGGATGAGGCATTCGGCCCCATGGCCGTCACCGTCCGGCTCACCGACGAGATAGACGTGAGCCGGGGAGACATGATCTGTCGCCCCCACAATCATCCCACCGTTGGCCAGGACATCGATGCCATGGTGTGCTGGATGAGCGAGACCGGCTCCATCGCCGAGGGCAACAAGCTGGTCATCAAGCACACCACCCGCACCGCCCGGGCCCTGGTCAAAGGGGTGCAGTACCGCCTGGACATCAACTCGTTGCATCGAGACGACTCGGCCCACACCCTGTCGCTCAACGAGATCGGCCGCATCCGCCTGCGCACCACCGTGCCGTTGTTCTACGACGAGTATCGCCGCAACCGCACCACCGGCTCGTTCATCCTGATCGACGAAGCCACCAACAACACCGTGGCCGCCGGCATGATCCTGGGCCCGGCCACATGA
- the cysC gene encoding adenylyl-sulfate kinase — translation MTDPDGRDVPDSSNAGDRNLTWHEGDLSRADRPWLGATVWMTGLSGSGKSTVAVALERRLVLAGRPAFRLDGDNLRHGLNSDLGFSAADRDENVRRAGEVAAILAEAGVVAIVPVISPYREARDRARAAHHERGIPFIEVFVDTPIEVCEERDPKGLYAKARAGEITGFTGVDDPYEAPLEPELTLTPDHGDPYTQAGMVLALLG, via the coding sequence ATGACCGACCCAGACGGTCGGGACGTCCCCGACTCGTCGAACGCCGGGGATCGGAACCTCACCTGGCACGAGGGCGACCTGTCCCGCGCCGACCGGCCGTGGCTGGGTGCCACCGTGTGGATGACGGGGCTGTCGGGTTCGGGCAAGTCCACGGTGGCGGTGGCCTTGGAGCGACGACTGGTGCTGGCCGGTCGCCCTGCTTTCCGCCTCGATGGCGACAACCTGCGCCATGGCCTCAACTCCGACCTCGGCTTCAGTGCCGCCGACCGAGACGAGAACGTGCGCCGGGCCGGCGAGGTGGCCGCCATCCTGGCCGAAGCTGGCGTGGTGGCCATCGTGCCGGTGATCAGCCCCTACCGCGAGGCCCGCGACCGGGCCCGGGCCGCGCACCACGAGCGGGGTATCCCGTTCATCGAGGTGTTCGTGGACACCCCGATCGAGGTGTGCGAAGAACGCGACCCCAAGGGCCTCTACGCCAAGGCCAGGGCGGGCGAGATCACCGGCTTCACCGGTGTGGACGACCCCTACGAGGCCCCGCTGGAGCCCGAGCTGACCCTCACCCCCGATCACGGGGACCCGTACACCCAAGCTGGCATGGTCCTGGCCTTGCTGGGCTGA
- the cysD gene encoding sulfate adenylyltransferase subunit CysD — MAHTYELTHLKALEAEAIHIFREVAAEFERPVLLFSGGKDSIVMLHLAQKAFWPARIPFPVMHIDTGQNFDEVIEYRDRRVANLGLKLVVASVQESIDKGRVTEQTGPRASRNRLQTTTLLDAIEEHRFDAAFGGARRDEEKARAKERVYSFRDDFGQWDPKNQRPELWHLYNGRIKPGEHIRVFPLSNWTELDIWQYIAEEEIEIPAIYYAHRREVFRRDGMLLAVTRHLAVDEGAESFVTTVRYRTVGDATITGAVESSAATAWEVVDEVAATRVTERGATRADDRVTDAAMEDRKKEGYF, encoded by the coding sequence ATGGCACACACCTACGAACTGACCCACCTCAAGGCCCTAGAAGCCGAGGCCATCCACATCTTCCGCGAGGTCGCCGCCGAGTTCGAGCGGCCCGTCCTGCTGTTCTCGGGCGGAAAGGACAGCATCGTGATGCTGCACCTGGCCCAGAAGGCGTTCTGGCCCGCCCGCATTCCGTTCCCGGTCATGCACATCGACACCGGGCAGAACTTCGACGAGGTCATCGAGTACCGGGATCGCCGGGTCGCCAACCTAGGGCTCAAGCTCGTCGTCGCCTCGGTGCAGGAGTCGATCGACAAGGGCCGCGTCACCGAACAGACCGGGCCCCGGGCCAGCCGCAACCGGCTCCAGACCACCACCCTGCTCGACGCCATCGAAGAGCACCGCTTCGATGCCGCCTTCGGTGGTGCTCGTCGAGACGAGGAGAAGGCCAGGGCCAAGGAACGGGTGTACAGCTTCCGAGACGACTTCGGGCAGTGGGATCCCAAGAACCAGCGGCCCGAGCTGTGGCACCTCTACAACGGCCGCATCAAGCCCGGCGAACACATCCGGGTGTTCCCGTTGTCCAACTGGACCGAGCTCGACATCTGGCAGTACATCGCCGAGGAGGAGATCGAGATCCCGGCCATCTACTACGCCCACCGCCGCGAGGTGTTCCGCCGCGACGGCATGTTGCTGGCCGTCACCCGCCATCTAGCGGTAGATGAAGGCGCCGAATCGTTCGTGACGACCGTGCGCTATCGCACGGTCGGAGATGCCACCATCACCGGCGCCGTCGAATCCTCGGCTGCCACCGCGTGGGAGGTGGTCGACGAAGTGGCCGCCACCCGCGTCACCGAACGGGGCGCCACCCGCGCCGATGACCGTGTGACCGACGCGGCCATGGAAGACCGAAAGAAGGAGGGCTACTTCTGA
- a CDS encoding MMPL family transporter — protein sequence MRRFWSVLAVQLGKRAGLVSVIGLLVTLIMGMGLTKLQFATGQDSYLNSDDQVAIDNVAYQKLFGGQIMVVLFTMDEGHSVAELASPANRKIFDQVKAELADVPEVRTVVSPLDGLEYSANLLARTPADPTNAEVFDPIGSIANATLTAATEAAKEAGDEKSVELREADMAKTTERIAPFLAPDADRSFDNPDWVEMLLIDNTGEIRKPLRSFFFDDRHAQMVVRLTGNASIEEEGVGAVAVKDAWARHDLEGGEVLVTGAPVLLKDLNDYLRGGILRLGGIALAVMMLILLVLFDVRWRLLPLAVIVVGVIWAFGLAGFLGIPLSVVTIAGLPVMIGVGIDYAIQMHARVEEEVLIDRADHPIQETSRNLGPALLVVTFDAVFAFSALMFAKVPMIRAFGLLLAVGIAVICMCSIFVPLAALGAREYRSPTTGKDFREGTLGRFVRWLGAISPKAAVPFAILSLAVFVGGMAVEDDLTLQTDPVQWVNQQSQNRKDVATLEERADVSSELGVFVQADSTEEIFTDETAAWIDRFTDDSAERYPDQVLVASNLLTPLSFLVDVEGANDFSPTGALMEAAHQAAPQSIQEFTVNTEAAAVNLLFVTKPKSLEERAVMVDDMRERLADTGDDGIAPPEGVRATPSGLAVVGVGLLQNLEANRVELTYLALVFVFLFLTIRLRSVWRSLLSLVPVLVATGAASLVAWAFSLKLSPMTAVGGPLVIAICTEFTSLILLRFVEERHRGLAPDAAVHVTAARTGRAFAVSGLAAVSGVAVIATSSLPILRDFGIIVAMNVVVALFSALVILPPMLVWADQPGRWWVSRHLVPMEILETATLTHDEASPDTEDLGQAGARPNAT from the coding sequence GTGCGCAGGTTCTGGTCAGTTCTGGCGGTTCAACTCGGTAAGCGGGCCGGGTTGGTCTCGGTAATAGGTCTGCTGGTCACCTTGATCATGGGTATGGGCCTGACCAAGCTCCAGTTCGCCACCGGTCAAGACAGCTACCTGAACAGCGATGACCAGGTCGCCATAGACAACGTGGCGTACCAGAAGCTCTTCGGCGGACAGATCATGGTGGTGCTGTTCACCATGGACGAGGGCCACTCTGTGGCCGAACTGGCATCTCCCGCCAACCGCAAGATCTTCGACCAGGTCAAGGCCGAACTGGCCGACGTACCCGAGGTCCGCACCGTGGTCTCACCGCTCGACGGGCTCGAGTACAGCGCCAACCTCTTGGCCCGAACCCCCGCCGACCCCACCAACGCCGAGGTGTTCGACCCCATCGGTTCCATCGCCAACGCCACCCTGACCGCGGCCACCGAGGCCGCCAAGGAAGCGGGCGACGAGAAGTCTGTCGAACTGCGCGAAGCAGACATGGCCAAGACCACCGAACGCATCGCGCCGTTCCTGGCCCCCGACGCCGACCGCAGCTTCGACAACCCCGACTGGGTCGAGATGCTGCTCATCGACAACACCGGTGAAATCCGCAAGCCGCTGCGGTCATTCTTCTTCGACGACCGCCACGCTCAGATGGTGGTTCGCCTCACCGGCAACGCGTCCATCGAGGAAGAAGGCGTGGGCGCGGTGGCGGTGAAGGACGCGTGGGCACGCCACGACCTCGAAGGTGGCGAGGTCCTGGTCACCGGCGCCCCCGTCCTGCTCAAGGACCTCAACGATTACCTGCGGGGTGGCATCTTGCGCCTCGGTGGCATCGCCTTGGCCGTGATGATGTTGATCCTGCTGGTCCTGTTCGACGTGCGCTGGCGACTGCTGCCCTTGGCCGTGATCGTGGTCGGCGTGATCTGGGCCTTCGGCCTGGCCGGGTTCCTGGGCATCCCGTTGTCCGTGGTCACCATCGCCGGCCTACCGGTGATGATCGGCGTTGGCATCGACTACGCCATCCAGATGCACGCCCGCGTTGAAGAGGAGGTGCTGATAGACCGGGCCGACCATCCCATCCAGGAGACGTCTCGCAACCTGGGGCCGGCGCTGCTGGTGGTCACCTTCGACGCCGTGTTCGCCTTCTCGGCCCTGATGTTCGCCAAGGTCCCGATGATCCGGGCCTTCGGCCTGCTGTTGGCGGTGGGTATCGCCGTCATCTGCATGTGCTCGATCTTCGTGCCGTTGGCCGCGCTTGGGGCTCGCGAATACCGCTCCCCCACCACCGGCAAGGACTTCCGTGAAGGCACGCTGGGACGATTCGTCCGGTGGCTGGGTGCCATCTCGCCCAAGGCCGCGGTTCCGTTCGCCATCTTGTCGCTGGCCGTGTTCGTGGGTGGTATGGCCGTCGAGGACGACCTGACCCTCCAGACCGACCCGGTCCAGTGGGTCAACCAGCAGTCCCAGAACCGCAAGGACGTGGCCACCCTCGAAGAGCGTGCCGACGTGTCCTCTGAACTCGGCGTGTTCGTCCAGGCCGACAGCACCGAAGAGATCTTCACCGACGAGACCGCGGCGTGGATAGATCGCTTCACCGACGACAGTGCCGAGCGCTACCCCGATCAGGTTCTGGTCGCTTCCAACCTGTTGACCCCGCTTTCGTTCCTGGTCGACGTCGAGGGCGCCAACGACTTCAGCCCGACCGGTGCCCTGATGGAGGCAGCCCACCAGGCTGCTCCCCAGTCGATCCAGGAGTTCACGGTCAACACCGAGGCTGCCGCGGTCAACTTGTTGTTCGTGACCAAGCCCAAGTCGCTCGAGGAACGGGCCGTGATGGTCGACGACATGCGCGAGCGCCTCGCCGACACCGGAGACGACGGCATCGCTCCGCCCGAAGGAGTCCGCGCCACCCCGTCAGGCCTGGCCGTGGTCGGCGTGGGGCTGCTCCAAAACCTGGAGGCCAACCGGGTGGAGCTCACCTACCTGGCGCTCGTATTCGTGTTCTTGTTCCTCACCATTCGACTGCGCAGCGTGTGGCGATCCCTGCTCTCGCTGGTCCCGGTGCTGGTGGCCACCGGCGCCGCCTCGCTGGTGGCCTGGGCGTTCAGCCTCAAGCTGAGCCCCATGACCGCGGTGGGCGGCCCCCTGGTGATCGCCATCTGCACCGAGTTCACGTCACTGATCCTGTTGCGGTTCGTGGAGGAACGGCACCGAGGGTTGGCCCCCGATGCCGCCGTCCACGTGACCGCGGCCCGAACCGGACGGGCCTTCGCCGTGAGCGGCCTGGCCGCCGTTTCGGGTGTGGCCGTGATCGCCACCTCGTCGCTGCCGATCCTGCGCGACTTCGGGATCATCGTGGCTATGAACGTGGTGGTGGCCCTGTTCAGCGCCCTGGTGATCTTGCCCCCCATGTTGGTGTGGGCTGATCAGCCCGGGCGTTGGTGGGTTAGCCGCCACCTCGTCCCCATGGAGATCCTCGAGACCGCCACCCTCACCCACGACGAGGCGTCTCCCGACACCGAGGATCTAGGCCAAGCCGGGGCTCGCCCCAACGCCACCTGA